The region TATGAATTTCAAATCAGGGTGATTTGGTTCGTGAACCAATAAAGAGAGCAAACTAAACTATTTAAGAATAAAAGTGACCGGTTTTTAAGTTTATGAATGTTTATTTCAGATAATAATATTGTTCGTAACTTCAACAAAATCTAAAAGTGCATATGGATAGAAAACATATTTTAccttaaaaaatcaattagcgATTAGATTAAGTTTGCATTAATtgttaaataaagaaataaagaaatgagaTCATATACTCACCATACTTGTTTGGAGAGAGAATGAAGTCATATAAAGGAGTAAAGACATCCACATATATGAGTTGGGCCCCTTGTAACACTGTTGAGGCCTTTCGCAAGATATCTTTGAGCTTATTGTTGTAAATGATGGACATGGAGTTGAAAGCCTCAATGCATTTTCTATCACCAAATCCAAATAGAGTGATAATCACTGGCAAACACCCAACTGGAGGAAGTCCTACCACTGCCATTTTTCTAGCTCCTAATTTGTGTATTCCCTTTCCAAAATTTCCAAAACATGCATAACATTAGGGTCACAGTTCCATATGCAAAAATCTTGGTTCATCTATTAAATATGCTGAATGAAAACTAAATTAGACACAAGCATACCTGTAGGAATTCTTGTAGATTTTGCAGGACAAAGTTTTGATAATCTGCAATTGAGAACATCTTCTTTCTGATTGGAAGAGGGATGTAATTAGCAGCAAAATCATTTGTTCCAGCACTTATAATAAACACGGCATTGTTCATTATCTTATCCATTCTATCCGGCCCAACCTGCAGTTCTATTCTTGACAGATAATCTCTGAAATAATCTATTTGTTCACCCATTGGAATTACTTGCTATGTAGAACCcgaaacaaaacaaagagaatcaCAGCATCATTATAAAAATTAGCATATAATTGAGAAGAGAATTAAGAGAGAgatgtttaattaattacattgaTTTCTGCTGTTAAAGGGTCAAATCCAGAGCCAGCAGATGCAAAGCAGACACCAGTAATCAGATCATCAAGACTTAGTGAAGGGTCTAAGTAAGCAGGCACCTCCTCTTTGAGACCAACATATGAAGCTTCACATTTGAAATTCAAGTttaaaatgattcaattcaaCATATACTTATGTAATGCTTAATGATTCAAAAATTAATGTAGTGTTTGGTAGTATTAGAACAGAAAATAGCGAATAAAGAATAAAGGATGAAATTAGGTACTGGAATAGAATAATAGACAATAAACAGCAGTTATTCTTAGCCACTTGTTTAGCAAGAGAGGAGAATAATCTCAAGAATAAACTAATACTACTCCAAGGATGAATTAGCTATTATTGAGAAAAGGGAATTATTACATGAGTGAGGGAATAGAATACCTCATTCTATTCTCTCATATTCATCGGTTGTTTGCCTGTTATTCCGAAGAATCATGGTTTATTCTTCCTTTATTCCTACTGTCAAACACTATCTCATGAACTTTTaacaagagaaaacaaagaatgtTATTGACTATGTTACGTTTGGTGAATGGAAGTAAGTGTTGAACAATgaagtaaagaaaaaagaacattCTTATCTAAAATTTTCCTTGCATTTGCTTGACCATTTCATTCTCAAAAGAAGGAACATTCACCATCTTGGTTTCTTCATTGTTTCAATACTTTCCATCATTTAAGCACGCCCCGAGGGAGTGTTAAACAATGAAGGATCAGTACAATAGATAACACTACATGTTTCCTTTCATTTCTCAAACTTATACTTCAAACAACAAATTGATGGAGGGCAGCTAACCCCCActttaaaatctaataaaaagtATAGTAGAAAAAGAATTATAACCAAAAAACGAGATTCCTCAACTCTGCCTGTGCCCACTGGCAATGCTGAAACCAATATCCTAAAGAATATACAAAGATATTATCTCTGATATAAAGTTCAGAACAAAAGCTAATCAATGAGATTAAACCTATTGATACCAGGAAGTAAGAACAGAATTGGAAAATACTTCATTTCTTTGTTAACTACAAGGCAAAAGAAGCCAAGATTCTTGTTAAATACAACGGATCAACagagaaagtaaaaaaacaacctCTTGTCTTAAAAAAACCCCAGGAAGAGTCCACCAATCTCTATTTAGAGAACCCTTTCCACTCCTCTTATCtcttatatttattcaattaagATGATTTAAATATCACTAAACTAAATGGAATATGTAACCCGGTTTATATAGCCCACGATGCCAGTACTCTAAAACaaaagttttaattatattattactaaGGCCTAAGTGTAATCCTGGTTATTTTACTGTGATATAGAGTGTACTTTggtctttatattttaaaaacattcacTGTGACCCTTGTACTATGCATGTAAAGTTCACTTTAgtttgtatatatttaaattgggCTCAAATGATTGgctgtaaattttaaaaaaaaattattttccacACGGCAACCTTTGCCACATGGACCCAACCTGGCTTCAACTAAACCTTTAATATCCATTTCAtcattaattaaactaaaaaatctA is a window of Dioscorea cayenensis subsp. rotundata cultivar TDr96_F1 unplaced genomic scaffold, TDr96_F1_v2_PseudoChromosome.rev07_lg8_w22 25.fasta BLBR01001125.1, whole genome shotgun sequence DNA encoding:
- the LOC120255660 gene encoding GDSL esterase/lipase At5g45960-like isoform X2 translates to MRSSDFMADEISTKKPHCLFSQSLVLLIFLLALASSCQGLLQADSSSAAVKQNVTRVSAVFAFGDSTLDSGNNNYLVTPYKSDFLPYGKDFFGHKPTGRFTNGRLLTDFAASYVGLKEEVPAYLDPSLSLDDLITGVCFASAGSGFDPLTAEINQVIPMGEQIDYFRDYLSRIELQVGPDRMDKIMNNAVFIISAGTNDFAANYIPLPIRKKMFSIADYQNFVLQNLQEFLQGIHKLGARKMAVVGLPPVGCLPVIITLFGFGDRKCIEAFNSMSIIYNNKLKDILRKASTVLQGAQLIYVDVFTPLYDFILSPNKYGFEETMVGCCGTGMVEAGLACNANSLVCIDASKYVFWDSIHPTEKTYLTLFNYFKPLIDNFLESSN